ATCGAAACTGACGCCCCTGCAACATTTATGGAATCCAAGTTAAGGAGAGCCGGCTGGAAAGATGGCGCCTTTTTCGCAGAGTTTGACCTCGGGAAGTCTGGCAACACTCTCGTTGCATTATTTTCCAAGCCAATCACAACAAGAGTCCATGAAACGCTAGCCGTAACCGACATAGAACCTGGTGAGCATCGAGGCGTTAGCCGAGATCACATGATATACGAAGTATTCGGTTCAGTGTTTTGGCGGGATCACGTCTTTTCCCTCAGAAGCCAAGAGGGCACTGTAAGGCATTTCCGCTTCTTGGTTCGGGGGCTGTGTATTGACGTGCTCTCTACCGAGCCTCCCTTTATACGATTAAGTTCCAATGTGCAGCCTTCCACCCACCTTAATGGGGATTGAAACTCCGCATTGACGACTACCCAAGCCCCGCCTTCAAACGGGGTTTTTCTTTGCCGCCTAACCTCAAGGAACATCGTCATGACTGAATGGCCGACACAATCGGGTGTGCGGAGCTTTTTCGGTGAGCCCGGAAGCCCGCAGGCAACCGCAGGGATGGTCGATCTCGCCTATCCGATGAAGATCGCGTGGGACAAGAGCCAGATCATCCGTCGTTTCCGCTGCCATGCGAAGGTGGAAAAGGCGCTGGAAGCTCTTCCAGCTGGCTGTGGACCGGCCCGACCTCCGGCGATTGCGTACCGTCAACGACGTCGACAAAGGGCACCACTACCGTGATCCGCAAATGAGAGAATTTTGTCTTGCATTATGCCGATTAACAAGATTCTCCAATTGCAGTCAGCATTTCAGTTTCGGTCGCGAATATTGTAATAGGCCATGACGGACACGCCCCAAGCAAAAAGGCATCCTAAAAAGACGAGCGCAGACACCATGAGCCGGCTCGGGTGCTGTGCCTTTTCAGACAGTGTTGGCTGGATGAAGGCGGCCAAATATCGCTGCTGATTATTGGCATCGATGCGCGCTTTCTCGAGGCTAGCAAGAGAGCCGGTATAGGCCTTCTCGGCAAATTCCCGCTCAGTCTCGAGATCCTCATATTGCCGAATCCGGTTTGCAACATCGCTGCCGCCGGCTCCACCTGCCGTCCCGCTGCCGAAACGCTGTTTTTCCTGCGCCAACTGTTTTTCAAGACTGTCGATCTGTGTGGTGAGCACGCGCATGCGCGGTGAATCCGCTGCCATTCGCGTACGAGCGGTCATCAAATCGGTGTGAAGCTGGGTAAGCTGCTGTTCGAGGGAGGCAACTAGCTGGCCAGCCAGCTTTGCCGCTTCTACTGGATCGGCCTCCTGAGAGACATCGCGGAAATTGCGCAGGGCATTCCGCGCTGCAGACAGACGGCCTTCGGCGAGCGCCACTTCGTCTTGGGACGCTTTCAGAACACCATTTCTTGCCTTGAGCGAAAGATCATTGATAAGCCTCTCACTCTCGCCGATGATAACGGATGCGATTTTTTGGGCGTTTTGCGGATCGAAGGCCTTAACCGTCAGGTTGAGAATGGACGAGGTGTGATCGAAATCGACATGTACCATCTTTTTCCAATATTCGAGCCGCTCCTCAATCGGCAGGCCGGCGGCCATGCTGAAATAGAAGTCGGCGCCGTGGCGCGCAAAGGCGGCGTCGAGATCGACGGCCTTCTCGACGGCCTCGATCATCCGCTCGCTCTCGACGTAATCGAGGAGCATATATGAGTCCGCCCCGGTCGTGCTGCCGCCAGTACTTTGCGTAAACATGCCAAGGATATCGCTGCCTGCCTTGCCGTCGATGCTGCGTACGGCAAAGGCAGCCGAGCTATGATATTGGTCGGCTGCGACAAAG
This Rhizobium sullae DNA region includes the following protein-coding sequences:
- a CDS encoding RkpR, polysaccharide export protein; this translates as MTSANPPSSESKTAVLPAFAKRPSIALLDNLLKFEVRPAKPETPQPDQTKPLHGSVKVGHLKLRHLIIAGSFALAVALPTVLASFYMFFVAADQYHSSAAFAVRSIDGKAGSDILGMFTQSTGGSTTGADSYMLLDYVESERMIEAVEKAVDLDAAFARHGADFYFSMAAGLPIEERLEYWKKMVHVDFDHTSSILNLTVKAFDPQNAQKIASVIIGESERLINDLSLKARNGVLKASQDEVALAEGRLSAARNALRNFRDVSQEADPVEAAKLAGQLVASLEQQLTQLHTDLMTARTRMAADSPRMRVLTTQIDSLEKQLAQEKQRFGSGTAGGAGGSDVANRIRQYEDLETEREFAEKAYTGSLASLEKARIDANNQQRYLAAFIQPTLSEKAQHPSRLMVSALVFLGCLFAWGVSVMAYYNIRDRN